A genomic segment from Gilvibacter sp. SZ-19 encodes:
- a CDS encoding alpha/beta fold hydrolase, translating to MTKPQNSELLFYTDQGQGEVVVLLHGFLEDHSMWDKFVTSLAKSSRVICIDLPGHGKSRLSLESRMESFTADVFQVLDAIGVKTFKLIGHSMGGYVALSMAKMQPDRVLRLGLLNSTWKADSQERKEKRRQAIEVIRQDPQLFVKTVVPSLFPPKAQQKLKPIIEDLINKACTMSSEAIIAATQAMIHREDHGLLFQNLGKNGYLLVGQEDPLVDVNELISAAKANKNQTEILETGHMSPFENIDKVLIFLTKFIL from the coding sequence ATGACCAAGCCCCAAAATTCAGAACTGCTTTTTTATACGGACCAAGGTCAAGGAGAAGTAGTGGTGCTTTTACACGGTTTTTTAGAAGACCACAGCATGTGGGATAAGTTTGTCACCTCCTTAGCAAAATCATCTAGAGTGATCTGCATTGATCTTCCGGGACATGGTAAAAGTCGATTGAGCCTGGAGTCTCGAATGGAGTCTTTTACTGCGGATGTATTTCAAGTATTGGACGCAATAGGTGTAAAAACTTTTAAACTCATAGGCCATTCCATGGGAGGATATGTAGCCTTAAGTATGGCGAAAATGCAACCGGATAGGGTTTTACGACTCGGATTGCTCAACAGTACTTGGAAAGCAGATTCGCAGGAGCGTAAAGAAAAACGCAGACAAGCCATTGAGGTGATTCGCCAAGATCCGCAGCTATTTGTCAAAACCGTAGTCCCTAGTTTGTTCCCGCCAAAAGCACAACAAAAGCTAAAACCAATAATAGAAGACCTTATTAATAAGGCTTGCACCATGTCGTCTGAGGCCATTATTGCTGCTACTCAGGCCATGATACACAGAGAAGATCACGGTCTTTTGTTTCAAAACCTTGGTAAAAATGGCTATCTCCTTGTTGGTCAAGAAGATCCTTTGGTCGATGTAAACGAACTTATATCGGCCGCAAAGGCTAATAAAAATCAGACTGAAATACTTGAAACCGGACATATGAGTCCCTTTGAAAACATCGATAAAGTGCTAATTTTCTTAACAAAATTCATTTTATAG
- a CDS encoding branched-chain amino acid transport system II carrier protein produces the protein MSKSKELLLTAFALFALFFGAGNLLLPPLLGYKAAGDWPIVVLGFAITAVLIPIIGIYAHAKLQGTMYDFGKKVSPLFSVIFCIVVYAISIAIPAPRTAAATHEIAVYPLFETPSWLTSAIYFALVLVFVLNRSKIMSIIGKYLTPLIVIMLLAVIGIGMFASEAIVHEATDLSPLTTGVLEGYQTFDAIGAAVVGAVIIISLNLRGHTNYEFKKQLIWKAGLIAGLGLLVMYAGLVAAGAYYGNDILGADAMSSTMQRATLLRGIIQGTLGAQANTLLSLLLALACFTTAVGIIAGAADYFKGVFNESTRVYKLTAVIGCVLGVVIGQLDFHSIIVVAIPVLAFIYPLTIVLIVLNALPDRYGSAKVFKAVALVTFLFSMPDVISGIWGAEALGNSLAWIPLSQFSLGWVLPALLTFVFANFLFPRAAD, from the coding sequence ATGAGCAAATCTAAAGAATTACTGCTTACGGCCTTTGCCCTTTTTGCCCTCTTTTTTGGAGCAGGCAACTTATTATTACCTCCGCTTTTGGGGTACAAGGCAGCTGGTGATTGGCCTATTGTTGTCCTAGGCTTTGCCATTACCGCCGTACTAATTCCTATTATAGGTATATACGCCCATGCCAAGTTGCAAGGCACTATGTATGATTTTGGCAAAAAGGTCTCGCCACTTTTCAGTGTTATCTTTTGTATAGTGGTTTACGCCATCTCTATTGCAATTCCTGCACCTAGAACTGCGGCCGCAACGCATGAGATTGCCGTATACCCGCTTTTTGAAACTCCTTCTTGGCTTACCAGTGCTATTTATTTTGCCCTGGTTCTGGTCTTTGTGCTGAACCGAAGTAAGATCATGAGTATTATCGGTAAGTATCTCACGCCACTCATTGTGATTATGCTTTTGGCAGTGATCGGAATAGGGATGTTTGCCAGTGAAGCAATAGTGCATGAGGCCACAGACCTTTCCCCTCTAACTACAGGAGTGCTGGAAGGCTATCAGACTTTTGATGCCATCGGAGCCGCAGTGGTGGGAGCGGTAATTATCATCTCTTTGAATCTTAGAGGACATACCAATTACGAATTTAAAAAGCAGCTCATTTGGAAAGCTGGGCTAATTGCGGGATTAGGCTTGTTGGTCATGTATGCCGGATTGGTTGCTGCCGGAGCTTATTATGGCAATGACATCTTAGGTGCCGATGCAATGAGCAGCACTATGCAACGGGCAACCCTTTTAAGAGGTATCATACAGGGAACTTTAGGGGCTCAGGCCAATACGCTTTTGAGCCTGCTTTTAGCTTTGGCCTGTTTTACCACCGCAGTAGGGATCATTGCCGGCGCGGCAGATTACTTTAAAGGGGTCTTTAATGAGTCCACCCGAGTTTACAAACTCACTGCTGTAATTGGCTGTGTGCTTGGGGTGGTCATTGGACAGTTAGACTTCCACTCTATAATAGTGGTGGCCATACCTGTACTTGCTTTTATTTATCCGCTTACCATAGTTTTGATTGTGCTCAATGCCTTGCCCGATCGCTATGGCTCTGCGAAAGTATTCAAGGCAGTTGCTTTAGTGACCTTCTTGTTCAGTATGCCAGATGTGATTTCCGGTATTTGGGGGGCAGAAGCCCTTGGCAATTCTTTGGCTTGGATTCCTCTTTCACAATTCAGTTTGGGTTGGGTCTTACCCGCTTTGTTAACCTTTGTTTTTGCCAATTTTTTGTTTCCACGAGCTGCGGATTGA
- a CDS encoding DUF1660 family phage protein yields MFSKFLRCKLTGHRLELTANHHFQINEYRCKRCHKEFTDDGYGQKVPLTEYWKQTNNRFKSYLNEIYS; encoded by the coding sequence ATGTTTTCAAAATTCCTCCGCTGTAAACTTACCGGCCACAGACTAGAACTCACCGCCAATCATCACTTTCAAATCAACGAATACCGTTGTAAACGTTGTCATAAGGAGTTTACAGACGACGGCTATGGACAAAAGGTTCCGCTAACCGAATATTGGAAACAGACCAACAACAGGTTTAAGTCCTATTTGAACGAGATCTATTCCTGA